In a single window of the Rhodamnia argentea isolate NSW1041297 chromosome 2, ASM2092103v1, whole genome shotgun sequence genome:
- the LOC115746299 gene encoding serine/threonine-protein kinase tricornered isoform X2 — translation MPVHPPLYLDSLQRTRSRSRLGIPRPPTKLPSDSTCWLCDRFGSLVVPPGSFELDSRFAGEMDGGDGTVRLGALNFRPDRAAALDLAPDVGVSSPVTRQKAAAAKQLIENHYKNHLQGLQDRKDRRRALQRRAQEAQVSSEEQQEMLRNLERKETEFMRLQRRKVGMDDFEQLTVIGKGAFGEVRLCRAKITGEIFAMKKLKKSEMLSRGQVEHVRSERNLLVEVDSQCIVQLYYSFQDSEFLYLIMEYLPGGDIMTLLMREDILSEDVARFYIAESILAIHSIHQHNYVHRDIKPDNLLLDRNGHLKLSDFGLCKPLDDKYSAILLEDEGLISQENPSGSSGHSGVDGAPWFMQKDQLLRWKRNRRALAYSTVGTLDYMAPEVLLKKGYGMECDWWSLGAIMYEMLVGYPPFCSDDPRITCRKIINWKACLKFPEEPKISEEAKDLICHLLCDVETRLGTGGVEEIKAHPWFKSVQWDMLYEMEAAYKPTVTGELDTQNFEKFPEVEGPPSSTPTVGPWRKMLTSKDTNFIGFTYKKSDVLNSLESSGADLKPQGVSRTPSLVSLLGQMGLLENEMSVDDQRLEQLVMGRREKENKYRDPFI, via the exons atgccAGTTCATCCCCCTCTCTATCTGGACTCGTTGCAGCGGACTCGATCCCGATCTCGCCTCGGAATTCCTCGCCCCCCAACGAAGCTTCCCTCGGATTCAACATGCTGGCTTTGTGATCGATTCGGCTCCCTTGTCGTGCCTCCGGGTTCGTTCGAGCTTGATTCGCGATTCGCTGGAGAGATGGACGGCGGGGATGGGACTGTCAGGCTCGGGGCGCTCAACTTCAGGCCCGACCGGGCCGCGGCCCTCGATTTGGCTCCGGACGTTGGGGTGTCGTCGCCGGTGACGCGGCAGAAGGCGGCGGCCGCCAAGCAGTTAATCGAGAACCACTACAAGAACCATCTCCAGGGCTTGCAGGATCGCAAGGACAG GCGGCGAGCACTCCAAAGGAGAGCACAAGAAGCTCAGGTGTCTAGCGAGGAGCAGCAGGAAATGCTGAGGAATCTAGAGCGCAAGGAGACGGAGTTCATGAGGTTGCAAAGACGTAAAGTGGGAATGGATGATTTTGAACAGTTAACTGTCATTGGTAAAGGCGCATTTGGAGAG GTGAGACTATGTCGTGCAAAGATTACGGGAGAGATCTTTGCCATGAAGAAGTTGAAAAAATCCGAGATGCTTAGCCGTGGACAG GTTGAGCATGTTCGTTCTGAGAGGAACTTACTTGTGGAGGTTGATAGTCAGTGCATTGTTCAGCTTTACTATTCCTTTCAAGATTCGGAATTCTTATACCTCATCATGGAATATTTACCTGGTGGTGATATCATGACATTGTTGATGAGGGAAGACATTCTTTCTGAAGATGTTGCACGGTTTTACATAGCAGAGAGTATTCTAGCGATCCACTCTATTCATCAACATAATTATGTGCACAG GGACATTAAACCAGATAATCTGTTGCTGGACAGAAATGGCCATTTGAAGCTTTCTGATTTTGGTTTGTGTAAACCCCTAGATGACAAGTATTCTGCAATTTTATTGGAAGATGAAGGTTTAATCTCTCAAGAAAATCCAAGTGGATCCAGTGGACACTCTGGTGTTGATGGAGCACCTTGGTTCATGCAAAAAGACCAATTGCTACGATGGAAACGTAATCGGCGTGCATTG GCATATTCTACTGTTGGAACTCTTGACTACATGGCGCCTGAGGTATTGCTGAAAAAGGGATATGGAATGGAGTGCGATTGGTGGTCGTTGGGTGCAATCATGTACGAGATGCTTGTAGGCTATCCTCCCTTCTGTTCTGATGATCCCAGGATCACATGCCGTAAG ATTATTAATTGGAAAGCATGCCTGAAGTTCCCTGAGGAACCAAAGATATCAGAAGAGGCTAAGGATTTAATCTGTCACTTGCTTTGTGATGTTGAAACAAGACTAGGGACTGGAGGAGTGGAGGAAATAAAG GCACATCCATGGTTCAAATCTGTTCAATGGGACATGCTTTATGAGATGGAAGCTGCTTATAAGCCTACTGTTACGGGGGAATTGGACACGCagaattttgagaaatttccaGAA GTAGAAGGCCCACCATCTTCAACGCCAACTGTTGGACCTTGGCGGAAG ATGCTGACATCGAAAGACACTAATTTCATAGGATTTACTTATAAGAAATCAGATGTTCTTAACTCACTGGAAAGTTCAG GTGCGGACCTGAAACCGCAAGGAGTTTCAAGGACCCCATCTCTAGTTTCCTTGTTAG GTCAGATGGGACTGCTGGAAAATGAAATGTCCGTGGACGATCAAAGACTGGAAC AATTGGTGATGGGGAGAAGGGAAAAGGAGAACAAATATCGTGATCCATTCATTTGA
- the LOC115746299 gene encoding serine/threonine-protein kinase tricornered isoform X1, producing MPVHPPLYLDSLQRTRSRSRLGIPRPPTKLPSDSTCWLCDRFGSLVVPPGSFELDSRFAGEMDGGDGTVRLGALNFRPDRAAALDLAPDVGVSSPVTRQKAAAAKQLIENHYKNHLQGLQDRKDRRRALQRRAQEAQVSSEEQQEMLRNLERKETEFMRLQRRKVGMDDFEQLTVIGKGAFGEVRLCRAKITGEIFAMKKLKKSEMLSRGQVEHVRSERNLLVEVDSQCIVQLYYSFQDSEFLYLIMEYLPGGDIMTLLMREDILSEDVARFYIAESILAIHSIHQHNYVHRDIKPDNLLLDRNGHLKLSDFGLCKPLDDKYSAILLEDEGLISQENPSGSSGHSGVDGAPWFMQKDQLLRWKRNRRALAYSTVGTLDYMAPEVLLKKGYGMECDWWSLGAIMYEMLVGYPPFCSDDPRITCRKIINWKACLKFPEEPKISEEAKDLICHLLCDVETRLGTGGVEEIKAHPWFKSVQWDMLYEMEAAYKPTVTGELDTQNFEKFPEVEGPPSSTPTVGPWRKMLTSKDTNFIGFTYKKSDVLNSLESSENQTNFKISMRTAGADLKPQGVSRTPSLVSLLGQMGLLENEMSVDDQRLEQLVMGRREKENKYRDPFI from the exons atgccAGTTCATCCCCCTCTCTATCTGGACTCGTTGCAGCGGACTCGATCCCGATCTCGCCTCGGAATTCCTCGCCCCCCAACGAAGCTTCCCTCGGATTCAACATGCTGGCTTTGTGATCGATTCGGCTCCCTTGTCGTGCCTCCGGGTTCGTTCGAGCTTGATTCGCGATTCGCTGGAGAGATGGACGGCGGGGATGGGACTGTCAGGCTCGGGGCGCTCAACTTCAGGCCCGACCGGGCCGCGGCCCTCGATTTGGCTCCGGACGTTGGGGTGTCGTCGCCGGTGACGCGGCAGAAGGCGGCGGCCGCCAAGCAGTTAATCGAGAACCACTACAAGAACCATCTCCAGGGCTTGCAGGATCGCAAGGACAG GCGGCGAGCACTCCAAAGGAGAGCACAAGAAGCTCAGGTGTCTAGCGAGGAGCAGCAGGAAATGCTGAGGAATCTAGAGCGCAAGGAGACGGAGTTCATGAGGTTGCAAAGACGTAAAGTGGGAATGGATGATTTTGAACAGTTAACTGTCATTGGTAAAGGCGCATTTGGAGAG GTGAGACTATGTCGTGCAAAGATTACGGGAGAGATCTTTGCCATGAAGAAGTTGAAAAAATCCGAGATGCTTAGCCGTGGACAG GTTGAGCATGTTCGTTCTGAGAGGAACTTACTTGTGGAGGTTGATAGTCAGTGCATTGTTCAGCTTTACTATTCCTTTCAAGATTCGGAATTCTTATACCTCATCATGGAATATTTACCTGGTGGTGATATCATGACATTGTTGATGAGGGAAGACATTCTTTCTGAAGATGTTGCACGGTTTTACATAGCAGAGAGTATTCTAGCGATCCACTCTATTCATCAACATAATTATGTGCACAG GGACATTAAACCAGATAATCTGTTGCTGGACAGAAATGGCCATTTGAAGCTTTCTGATTTTGGTTTGTGTAAACCCCTAGATGACAAGTATTCTGCAATTTTATTGGAAGATGAAGGTTTAATCTCTCAAGAAAATCCAAGTGGATCCAGTGGACACTCTGGTGTTGATGGAGCACCTTGGTTCATGCAAAAAGACCAATTGCTACGATGGAAACGTAATCGGCGTGCATTG GCATATTCTACTGTTGGAACTCTTGACTACATGGCGCCTGAGGTATTGCTGAAAAAGGGATATGGAATGGAGTGCGATTGGTGGTCGTTGGGTGCAATCATGTACGAGATGCTTGTAGGCTATCCTCCCTTCTGTTCTGATGATCCCAGGATCACATGCCGTAAG ATTATTAATTGGAAAGCATGCCTGAAGTTCCCTGAGGAACCAAAGATATCAGAAGAGGCTAAGGATTTAATCTGTCACTTGCTTTGTGATGTTGAAACAAGACTAGGGACTGGAGGAGTGGAGGAAATAAAG GCACATCCATGGTTCAAATCTGTTCAATGGGACATGCTTTATGAGATGGAAGCTGCTTATAAGCCTACTGTTACGGGGGAATTGGACACGCagaattttgagaaatttccaGAA GTAGAAGGCCCACCATCTTCAACGCCAACTGTTGGACCTTGGCGGAAG ATGCTGACATCGAAAGACACTAATTTCATAGGATTTACTTATAAGAAATCAGATGTTCTTAACTCACTGGAAAGTTCAG AAAACCAAACTAACTTCAAAATTTCGATGCGGACTGCAGGTGCGGACCTGAAACCGCAAGGAGTTTCAAGGACCCCATCTCTAGTTTCCTTGTTAG GTCAGATGGGACTGCTGGAAAATGAAATGTCCGTGGACGATCAAAGACTGGAAC AATTGGTGATGGGGAGAAGGGAAAAGGAGAACAAATATCGTGATCCATTCATTTGA
- the LOC115746299 gene encoding serine/threonine-protein kinase tricornered isoform X4, which produces MPVHPPLYLDSLQRTRSRSRLGIPRPPTKLPSDSTCWLCDRFGSLVVPPGSFELDSRFAGEMDGGDGTVRLGALNFRPDRAAALDLAPDVGVSSPVTRQKAAAAKQLIENHYKNHLQGLQDRKDRRRALQRRAQEAQVSSEEQQEMLRNLERKETEFMRLQRRKVGMDDFEQLTVIGKGAFGEVRLCRAKITGEIFAMKKLKKSEMLSRGQVEHVRSERNLLVEVDSQCIVQLYYSFQDSEFLYLIMEYLPGGDIMTLLMREDILSEDVARFYIAESILAIHSIHQHNYVHRDIKPDNLLLDRNGHLKLSDFGLCKPLDDKYSAILLEDEGLISQENPSGSSGHSGVDGAPWFMQKDQLLRWKRNRRALAYSTVGTLDYMAPEVLLKKGYGMECDWWSLGAIMYEMLVGYPPFCSDDPRITCRKIINWKACLKFPEEPKISEEAKDLICHLLCDVETRLGTGGVEEIKAHPWFKSVQWDMLYEMEAAYKPTVTGELDTQNFEKFPEVEGPPSSTPTVGPWRKMLTSKDTNFIGFTYKKSDVLNSLESSGADLKPQGVSRTPSLVSLLGQMGLLENEMSVDDQRLEH; this is translated from the exons atgccAGTTCATCCCCCTCTCTATCTGGACTCGTTGCAGCGGACTCGATCCCGATCTCGCCTCGGAATTCCTCGCCCCCCAACGAAGCTTCCCTCGGATTCAACATGCTGGCTTTGTGATCGATTCGGCTCCCTTGTCGTGCCTCCGGGTTCGTTCGAGCTTGATTCGCGATTCGCTGGAGAGATGGACGGCGGGGATGGGACTGTCAGGCTCGGGGCGCTCAACTTCAGGCCCGACCGGGCCGCGGCCCTCGATTTGGCTCCGGACGTTGGGGTGTCGTCGCCGGTGACGCGGCAGAAGGCGGCGGCCGCCAAGCAGTTAATCGAGAACCACTACAAGAACCATCTCCAGGGCTTGCAGGATCGCAAGGACAG GCGGCGAGCACTCCAAAGGAGAGCACAAGAAGCTCAGGTGTCTAGCGAGGAGCAGCAGGAAATGCTGAGGAATCTAGAGCGCAAGGAGACGGAGTTCATGAGGTTGCAAAGACGTAAAGTGGGAATGGATGATTTTGAACAGTTAACTGTCATTGGTAAAGGCGCATTTGGAGAG GTGAGACTATGTCGTGCAAAGATTACGGGAGAGATCTTTGCCATGAAGAAGTTGAAAAAATCCGAGATGCTTAGCCGTGGACAG GTTGAGCATGTTCGTTCTGAGAGGAACTTACTTGTGGAGGTTGATAGTCAGTGCATTGTTCAGCTTTACTATTCCTTTCAAGATTCGGAATTCTTATACCTCATCATGGAATATTTACCTGGTGGTGATATCATGACATTGTTGATGAGGGAAGACATTCTTTCTGAAGATGTTGCACGGTTTTACATAGCAGAGAGTATTCTAGCGATCCACTCTATTCATCAACATAATTATGTGCACAG GGACATTAAACCAGATAATCTGTTGCTGGACAGAAATGGCCATTTGAAGCTTTCTGATTTTGGTTTGTGTAAACCCCTAGATGACAAGTATTCTGCAATTTTATTGGAAGATGAAGGTTTAATCTCTCAAGAAAATCCAAGTGGATCCAGTGGACACTCTGGTGTTGATGGAGCACCTTGGTTCATGCAAAAAGACCAATTGCTACGATGGAAACGTAATCGGCGTGCATTG GCATATTCTACTGTTGGAACTCTTGACTACATGGCGCCTGAGGTATTGCTGAAAAAGGGATATGGAATGGAGTGCGATTGGTGGTCGTTGGGTGCAATCATGTACGAGATGCTTGTAGGCTATCCTCCCTTCTGTTCTGATGATCCCAGGATCACATGCCGTAAG ATTATTAATTGGAAAGCATGCCTGAAGTTCCCTGAGGAACCAAAGATATCAGAAGAGGCTAAGGATTTAATCTGTCACTTGCTTTGTGATGTTGAAACAAGACTAGGGACTGGAGGAGTGGAGGAAATAAAG GCACATCCATGGTTCAAATCTGTTCAATGGGACATGCTTTATGAGATGGAAGCTGCTTATAAGCCTACTGTTACGGGGGAATTGGACACGCagaattttgagaaatttccaGAA GTAGAAGGCCCACCATCTTCAACGCCAACTGTTGGACCTTGGCGGAAG ATGCTGACATCGAAAGACACTAATTTCATAGGATTTACTTATAAGAAATCAGATGTTCTTAACTCACTGGAAAGTTCAG GTGCGGACCTGAAACCGCAAGGAGTTTCAAGGACCCCATCTCTAGTTTCCTTGTTAG GTCAGATGGGACTGCTGGAAAATGAAATGTCCGTGGACGATCAAAGACTGGAACATTGA
- the LOC115746299 gene encoding serine/threonine-protein kinase tricornered isoform X3 has translation MPVHPPLYLDSLQRTRSRSRLGIPRPPTKLPSDSTCWLCDRFGSLVVPPGSFELDSRFAGEMDGGDGTVRLGALNFRPDRAAALDLAPDVGVSSPVTRQKAAAAKQLIENHYKNHLQGLQDRKDRRRALQRRAQEAQVSSEEQQEMLRNLERKETEFMRLQRRKVGMDDFEQLTVIGKGAFGEVRLCRAKITGEIFAMKKLKKSEMLSRGQVEHVRSERNLLVEVDSQCIVQLYYSFQDSEFLYLIMEYLPGGDIMTLLMREDILSEDVARFYIAESILAIHSIHQHNYVHRDIKPDNLLLDRNGHLKLSDFGLCKPLDDKYSAILLEDEGLISQENPSGSSGHSGVDGAPWFMQKDQLLRWKRNRRALAYSTVGTLDYMAPEVLLKKGYGMECDWWSLGAIMYEMLVGYPPFCSDDPRITCRKIINWKACLKFPEEPKISEEAKDLICHLLCDVETRLGTGGVEEIKAHPWFKSVQWDMLYEMEAAYKPTVTGELDTQNFEKFPEVEGPPSSTPTVGPWRKMLTSKDTNFIGFTYKKSDVLNSLESSENQTNFKISMRTAGADLKPQGVSRTPSLVSLLGQMGLLENEMSVDDQRLEH, from the exons atgccAGTTCATCCCCCTCTCTATCTGGACTCGTTGCAGCGGACTCGATCCCGATCTCGCCTCGGAATTCCTCGCCCCCCAACGAAGCTTCCCTCGGATTCAACATGCTGGCTTTGTGATCGATTCGGCTCCCTTGTCGTGCCTCCGGGTTCGTTCGAGCTTGATTCGCGATTCGCTGGAGAGATGGACGGCGGGGATGGGACTGTCAGGCTCGGGGCGCTCAACTTCAGGCCCGACCGGGCCGCGGCCCTCGATTTGGCTCCGGACGTTGGGGTGTCGTCGCCGGTGACGCGGCAGAAGGCGGCGGCCGCCAAGCAGTTAATCGAGAACCACTACAAGAACCATCTCCAGGGCTTGCAGGATCGCAAGGACAG GCGGCGAGCACTCCAAAGGAGAGCACAAGAAGCTCAGGTGTCTAGCGAGGAGCAGCAGGAAATGCTGAGGAATCTAGAGCGCAAGGAGACGGAGTTCATGAGGTTGCAAAGACGTAAAGTGGGAATGGATGATTTTGAACAGTTAACTGTCATTGGTAAAGGCGCATTTGGAGAG GTGAGACTATGTCGTGCAAAGATTACGGGAGAGATCTTTGCCATGAAGAAGTTGAAAAAATCCGAGATGCTTAGCCGTGGACAG GTTGAGCATGTTCGTTCTGAGAGGAACTTACTTGTGGAGGTTGATAGTCAGTGCATTGTTCAGCTTTACTATTCCTTTCAAGATTCGGAATTCTTATACCTCATCATGGAATATTTACCTGGTGGTGATATCATGACATTGTTGATGAGGGAAGACATTCTTTCTGAAGATGTTGCACGGTTTTACATAGCAGAGAGTATTCTAGCGATCCACTCTATTCATCAACATAATTATGTGCACAG GGACATTAAACCAGATAATCTGTTGCTGGACAGAAATGGCCATTTGAAGCTTTCTGATTTTGGTTTGTGTAAACCCCTAGATGACAAGTATTCTGCAATTTTATTGGAAGATGAAGGTTTAATCTCTCAAGAAAATCCAAGTGGATCCAGTGGACACTCTGGTGTTGATGGAGCACCTTGGTTCATGCAAAAAGACCAATTGCTACGATGGAAACGTAATCGGCGTGCATTG GCATATTCTACTGTTGGAACTCTTGACTACATGGCGCCTGAGGTATTGCTGAAAAAGGGATATGGAATGGAGTGCGATTGGTGGTCGTTGGGTGCAATCATGTACGAGATGCTTGTAGGCTATCCTCCCTTCTGTTCTGATGATCCCAGGATCACATGCCGTAAG ATTATTAATTGGAAAGCATGCCTGAAGTTCCCTGAGGAACCAAAGATATCAGAAGAGGCTAAGGATTTAATCTGTCACTTGCTTTGTGATGTTGAAACAAGACTAGGGACTGGAGGAGTGGAGGAAATAAAG GCACATCCATGGTTCAAATCTGTTCAATGGGACATGCTTTATGAGATGGAAGCTGCTTATAAGCCTACTGTTACGGGGGAATTGGACACGCagaattttgagaaatttccaGAA GTAGAAGGCCCACCATCTTCAACGCCAACTGTTGGACCTTGGCGGAAG ATGCTGACATCGAAAGACACTAATTTCATAGGATTTACTTATAAGAAATCAGATGTTCTTAACTCACTGGAAAGTTCAG AAAACCAAACTAACTTCAAAATTTCGATGCGGACTGCAGGTGCGGACCTGAAACCGCAAGGAGTTTCAAGGACCCCATCTCTAGTTTCCTTGTTAG GTCAGATGGGACTGCTGGAAAATGAAATGTCCGTGGACGATCAAAGACTGGAACATTGA